The DNA window CCGGAAAAAATACATCATTAACTCCTGAAGAATTTATTTGTCCCCCATTGGAGAAATTGGGATTGGGTGTAAATGCATTTGGGATACTCGCTGCCCCCCCTTCTTTAGCCCTGATGCTGAGAAAAGCGGTGTCTTTACATTGAAATTCATTTTCTGCTATCAATGAAATAAGATATTCTCCCAATTGATTGTACTCCTTTTCCGGATTTTCTACGATAGAAATGCTTCCATCGCCGAAATCCCACAAATAATTGATAGCCCCTTTGGAGTAATTTCTAAAGGCAATGGTTTTTCGAGGAATAAAAATTACAGAATCACCCGGTTTGCTCAGCGAAAATCTTGCCTCGGGGTTTTCAAAGACCACAGCAATTGAATCGTATTCTACACTTATGGAATCCAATTCATTCATCGCCGTTAATTTTACCTGATAGATTCCCGGACTTACATAAGTGTGCACCGGGTTTTCAGCATTGGATTTAATACCATCTCCAAAATCCCATTCGTAGCTTTTTGCATAATCCGAAAAATTCTGAAAATCAACCTTCAGGGGTGCACAGCCCACACCATAGGCATCAAAATCAGGTATAGGAGCGACGGGTTTGATAAGTACGATTACTTCAGCACTATCAAAACAGCTTCTGTTTTGGGCAATCATAGTAATCAGGTATTGGCCATGTTCCTGATAGGTATAGTCCACAGGATTTCCCGGGATCTGTGGAGAGCCATCTCCAAAATTCCAATAAAATTCATTTGCCTTTTGCGATTCCTGAAATAATTGAAAGGTCTTATCGGGAAGGTTTTTAATTGGATTGTCTACAGAAAACTGAGCAATGGGTTTGACCAATACATTTATGTCACTGTATATGGTATCCGCACAGCCTTCGGAAGATTGCCCAATAAGTCTGGCAGAGAAAATTGAGTCATTATCAGAATCATTTACAAACACCTGACGACTGAGTACGCCGGCATCGCTGTTTCCATTTTCAAATTCCCAGAAATAGTTGCTCGCATTGCCAAGAGCAGTGAATTCTATTTCCAATGGACTACAACCTTCAATGGTATCCACCCCAATATTGATATTTGGCTGTGGTAAAATTGTTATTGTTTTTGTAGCAGTATCATTACAGCCATAATTGGCAAAAGCTATCAGCTCGACTAAATAGTTTACCGGATTCCCAGTGGTATTGACATAGGTATTGCTCACATTTGAAGCTGACGAAATATTAATATTTCCGTCTCCGAAGTCCCATTTATATGAAATTGCTTTGCTTGTATCGGATAGATTAAAAAAATTAATTGTTGCCGGAGTACAAATGGGCGTATTTACCGTAGTGAAATGTGCATTGGCACTTGGGTAAATGTCTATGGTTTTAACTGTGGTATCCTTGCATTGATAGGTATTGGTACTGATTAAGCGCACATTAAAAGATGTATCCAGATTCGTAGTAAATACCTGATTCGTATTTTGCCCGATTCCATTATTGCCATTCCCGAAATTCCACTCATAAAGAATTGCGCCTGATTCCGCATTAAAATCTACTGACAGGGGTGAACAGCCGTTCAACGGCGTGCCGACAAAGTCGTAGCTTGTTACAGGATTTACACTAATGGACTGTATAAATGTATCGGCACACATTCCACCGGGTGAGAGAATTAAGATGGGCAGAAATATTTTTGGCATCGAATCAGTATTGATATAAGTGGTTTGAATTCCGTTGAATTGATTGTTAATCACCGTACCATTATCCAGATCCCAGATATAATTAAAACTCGAATCAGAGGAACTGTTAAATGAAACATTCAATGGTGTGCAGGCCGGGTTTGGATAAACTGTGTTAAAGTTGGCATTGGGCTGTCGAATTACCAGGAGATCAACCGTATCAGAATCTGTACATCCCTGAAAAGACTGTCCTTGCAAAACAATTTGAAATATGGAATCCACAGAACTTATATAGCTTGAATTACCGGTGAATCCCGTTCCAAAGGAATTATTGCCAAAATCCCAATTGTATATATCGGCGTTTGATATGTTATTATCAACTATAAACTGAGCAAGACTGCCACTGCAAATGCTATCCTGCAGAGCGCTGATGGCCACATCAACCTTCGGATAAACAACAATATTTTTCAATGCTGTATCCGAGCAACCATTCAATTTACTTGCAATAAGCTCAATGGTAAATGTTTGGTTTTGAGATCCATTGTTGACAAAAATGTGATTGACTATTGTATCACTGCTGTTTAGGATTGAGGAACCGTCCCCAAAATCCCAGTAAAATTCATCGCCATCGCTTGAGAGGTTTTGAAATGTACTCAATGCCGGACTACAGCCTGCGGGAATAACAAGCGGCCCTATTTGGGCATTTGCCTGCAATTTTGAGTTCAGCGTATCGTAAACCGTATCCCGGCAATTGAATGATGAGAGACCTGTTAATCTTATGAGATATGAGGAATCGGCATTTGATAAATAGGTATGGCTTGTATTTTGACCAACAGAATTCGATCCATCTCCAAAATCCCAGGAGTAAGCACTTGCCACTCCGATGGCGTTAAAAGCAACCATCTGAGGGCCGCAAAAACTATCGGGCGTAAAATTGAAGCTGAGTTTCAATTCGGGTTTTATTAATACATCCTTGACCAGCGTGTCTCTGCAACCGGATGAAGATTCAGCAATTAGCTGAACCGGAAAAACGAGTGTAAATGAAGAATCATTGTTATAAGTATGATTGACCTGATTTCCTGTGCCTTGAGTGCCATCTCCAAAATCCCAGTAAAGGTTTTGAGCATTTACAGAACTGTCGTAAAATTCAACTTGAACCGGCGCGCAAACGGATGTATTGACGGATGAATTAAAGTCAGCTTTTGCACCACCCAGAACGGTTAAAGATTTTTGAATTGTATCGCGACAACCGAATGCATTTAAAGTACGCAAAGTGACATTAAATGCCGTATCAACGGTGCTAGTGTAGGTCATTTGGGTAAATTGTCCAATGCCCGGTTGGCCATTACCAAAATCCCAGTTATAAGAAACAGCCCCCGGTTCTGCACTAAAGGTGGCATTAAGCGGAGAACATGATATCGAAGGGCTGAATGTAAAATCAAAGTAGGGGTTCGGACCAATCGAAATGGTATCCCTATGACTATCTACACAGCCTTTTGAAGAGCTTGCACTTAACAATACAGGGAATTCCAGAATGGTCAGTGAGTCATTGGTAAATAAATGCGATGGATTAAAGACATTACTTGTGCTGCCATCACCAAAATCCCAAAAAACGTTGTTTACATTTCCACTCAGTATGGTGTTGAATTGTATCGAATCGGGATTACAAAGGTCAATCGACGTATGTGTAAATGAAGCCATGACCTCGGGGAATAGGGTAACGTCAATTGCTGATGAATCCTTACAGCCAAAAGTGGTTTCCGCTATCAGACTAATACTGTATATGCTATCCTGAACAGCATTGTTCTGTAATAAAATGAGAGTATCCTTTGAGCCTGAATAGACAGTATTATCGACGTACCAGAAATATTGCAGACTAGGCGTGCCCATGCTATCGCTTTGATTATTCGTAGTAAAAAGATAAGGAGAGCAAGCCTCAATTGAATCCAATGTAAAAATCGACTGTGGGACAGGTTCCACGATTATGCTGACCGTATCTATTCCGGTACATTCATTGGTATTGATGGAAAGGACAATATCAAAGGTATCCGCATTTAGGTAAATATGATTGGGGTTTTGCAATGCTGAATTGGTGCCATCCCCGAAATCCCAGTTCCAGCTCAATATGGAATCGCCCAGAGAATAAATGCTTTGATCTATAAATTGAGTATTTATACCCTGACAAACCGCATTGGGAGAGATATTGACAATTGGCGACATAAAGACATCAACCGTATCGCTGGTTAAATCAATGCATCCTTTGGCTGATTGAACCTGAAGGGTTATTTCATAAGATCCTATGCTGTCAAAAAAAATTGTTCCCGGATTCTGAGCATTTGAATTTTGGCCATTTCCAAAATTCCAGTTCCAAATGCTTACATCAGGACTTGAATTATCCTGAAAATTCACACTTAAAGAGTCACAACCTCTGTCATCACTCAAAAGGAGAGAGGCATCGGGCGCCTTTAAAACAAAAATATTTTTGGTAAAAACATCCAAACAAGAAGCAGAGCCACCCGCGATACTTGAACTAAGACTTACAGTCTGTAAACCCGAAGTATCATAGCTATATGTAGGGTTTGTATTAGTACTAAAATTTCCGTCTCCAAAATTCCATTGAAATGCATTGGCTCCATTGCCCGAAAGGTTTGTAAAATTGATAAGATCGCCCTGACATACGGTATCCGGTGATGAAAAATTTGCCGATGGCGGACTTGTAATTACGATCTGCATTATTTCGGTGGCTATTCCACACTGATTACTGTCAAGCAATTGAATGGTATATGTACCCGGTCCCGGAAAAGCTATGGTTCTTGGAATCGAAACCGGAAAAGGTCCCCAGCCAATCACAGAATCCTGACCCGGCCCGTAGAGGTCAAAAAATGTCCATTGCTCATATCTTTGTTTGGTGTTGCCCAGTGCAGGTGTAGCACAATTTAAATCTGAAACATTTGTAAATGTGACTACCGTATCCGGATAACAAAGCAACGTTTGCGATGCATTTATAATGGCTGAGTCAATGTCCCATATCTGTATTGGCCTTAAAATATTCTGAGATGGATTTCCCGCCGTACAGAAATTTTCGGCGGTTAATGTCACTTCGGTTTCGCAATCCACTGTCCCTTTTAAATAAGTATGGGCAAGAGTGTCTCCATGATTTGCAGGACCATAAAATTCTATTGGGCTTCCATCGCCCCAATCCCAGGTATAAGTGGTATTTGGTGAGTTATGGACACTCTGGTTTGTAAAAAACAGGGTGGCAGGCGCACATGATTTAGTGACACCGCCAAATCCGGTTTTAACCGAAGCAATCACTGCTTCTTCCATAACCACCAAACCCGATATTGTTCCACAGGCATTGCTGAAGGTCACATTAAATGTATCTACGGTCGCGGCATATGTATGAGAAATAAATGCAGTACTCAATAATCCATTGCCACTGCTGGAATTACCATCGCCCCAGTCAATGGTAAAGGCACCGGTGATGTCTCCGGTCATTTGAAAATTGACCGTAAATGGCCCGGATCCACATCCTATCCATACAGGGTTTTGCGATGGTGTGATGACCGTACCGAAACTCCCAAGGACATCCGGACACTGTGCCATTGATTGGAAAGGCAACAATGAAATTAGACTAATAAATAATATGCACCTAATGCAATTTTTCATGGTAAGGCTTAATAGAGCGTCTGAAAATTTACGCATCTTTAAGCCCTGTGTTTTGCTTTAAAGGCATATTTGACGAAAATCATTATTCGCCGCTAAGGGTTTTCAGCCATATTGCATCATGGTTTTCTGCTAAAATTTTAAAAAAATTCTATTTATAGATTTTTATAAATATTTTCTGAAGTCCCAAATTTTGATTCAATTTTTAAAAATGAAATGGCAATTCAATGAAATAATTACTGAATAACTGTAATTCATCTTAAGTTTGAATAATGAGTTTAAAATCTATTCTGAACTTAGCTATTGTAATGGCCTTTTACTCCTGCCAGGAAAACAACTCCGGACCCTCCGGCAACTGGCGGGCAGAACTCTACCTTCAAAATGATACCCTTCCTTTTAATTTTATAATTGAGGATTCTGCTGAATTAAAGTTGTGGTTGATCAATGGTAATGAAAAAATATTAGTAGAAGACGTACTCATTGAAAAGGATTCAATAAAAGCCCAAATGCATATTTTCGATACGGAATTGAGAGCCAAAATTATCGGCAATTCAATGAAGGGTGTTTTCGAAAAAAAGTATGCTCAAGGCTATGTGCTTTCTTTTTCTGCTCAAAAAGGGATTAAATACCGCTTTAGTGAAGATCCAAAAACCAATTTGGATATAAGCGGTAAATGGGCCGTTCAATTTGAATCCGAAGCAGAAGATTCAACTTTGGCCCTTGGAAAATTTTCACAAAATGGAAGCAAAGTAGAAGGAACTTTTCTCACAATAACCGGTGACTATCGTTTTCTCGATGGTGAAGTTGATGGAAACCAATTAAAATTATCCTGTTTCGATGGTGAACACGCTTTTCTTTTTAAAGCAAGATTGGGGGAAAATGATGAGTTAAGTGGTTATTTCAAATCGGGAATTAGCTGGAATGAAACCTGGACAGCGCAGCGCAATAATTCTGTTGAATTAAAAGATGCTTATCAATTGACCTATTTAAAGGAAGGCTATGACAGCATTTATTTTGCCTTTCCAGATATGAATGGTGATACGGTGAAGTTCCCTAATCCGCAATTGAAAGGCAAGGTTGTGCTTGTGCAAATATTTGGAACATGGTGTCCCAATTGTATGGATGAAACCAAATTTCTCGCGGATTGGTATAAAAAAAATAAAGATAGAGGCCTTGAAATTCTTGCTGTGGCATTCGAAAGAAAAAATGATCTCGACTACGCAGCAGAAAGAGTTCAAAAAGTGAAGGATAAGCTCGGAGCCAATTACACCTTTCTTTTTGGCGGGCCGTCTGACAAACAAGCGGCTTCTGAAGCTTTCCCTATGCTCAATCAGGTCATGTCTTTCCCTACTTTGATTTTTATAGACAGAAATGGGATTGTGCAAAAAATCCATACAGGATTTTCAGGGCCGGGAACCGGTTTGTACTACGAAAAATTTGTGAAAGAATTCGAAATACTCAGCGAAGAATTGCTGGAAGAAAAATAAATATATTCTAATATTGTCGATATAAAATTTAAACCATGAACGCTACGCTTATTCATCTTGCTTTAAATCACCTCCCAATTTTGGGTACATTAACCGGAATTGTGATTCTGGCTTTTGCACTTTGGAAAACAAACTCATCTATGATTAATACCGCCTTGATTATTCTGATTGTTTCTGGCGTTTCTGCCATTCCGGTTAGCAAAAGCGGTGAGGAAGCAGAGCATGTGGTGGAAGAGTATCCGGGTGTTTCACATGATCAGATCCATGAACACGAAGAATTGGCTGAATCCGCTATGCCGGTCAGCTTGGTTATGGGTGTTTTAGCGGCATTCGCCTTGTATTTTCAGATTAAATCACATCCCAGAGCGAGAATTGCCTCTATTTCTGTTTTGGTACTTGCCATTTGTAATTTTGCACTAATGGCCAATGTGGCACATGAAGGCGGGAAAATCAGGCGGCCGGATCTAAGACAAGAAATGCATGACAGCGATCATAGCATTCAACAAGAGGCCGAAGAACATTAATTATTTTTTCCGTTCAATCGTATAGGTGACCAGGGCTTCAATTGAGCTTCTGCTTTCCGAATCGGGGTATTCTTTTAAAAGTGAAAGTGCTTCGTCCTTATACTGATGCATTATTTTTTTTGCATAATCCAAACCACCGCAGTCTTTTACAATTTTGATGACTTCCTGCACCCGTTTGCTGTCGGTAGAATGATTTTTCACCGTGTTGATAATTTTTCTTCTCTGTGAATAATTCACTTTTTGCAGGGTGTAAATCAAAGGCAGGGTTAGTTTCTTTTCTTTGATATCTATGCCACGTGGTTTTCCGATATCATCGGCTCCGTAATCAAATAGATCATCCTTAATTTGAAAGGCCATCCCCACTTTTTCACCAAACTCTCTGGCCTTGAGAACGGTTTCATCACTTGAGTTAGTCGAGGCCGCTCCAACCGCACAACAGGAAGCGATGAGCGATGCCGTTTTCTGTTTAATAATCTCAAAGTAGACCTCTTCAGAAATATTGAGTTTCCTTGCTTTTTCAATTTGAAGCAATTCACCTTCGCTCATTTCCTTAACGGCATCGGAAACGATTTTCAACAATTTAAAATCGCCGTTATCGATGGCCAGAAGTAAACCACGCGATAGCAGGTAATCTCCAACCAATACAGCTATTTTATTTTTCCAAAGCGCATTGATACTAAAAAACCCCCGGCGGTAATTGGAGTCATCAACGACATCATCATGCACCAATGTAGCGGTGTGAAGTAGCTCAATTAAAGCGGCTCCCCTGTAGGTTTCTTCGCGAATACCGCCATTCATTTGCGCCATAAGTAAAACAAACATCGGACGCATTTGCTTTCCCTTTCTGCTAACGATAAAACCCATGATCCGGTCTAAAAGCGCGACTTTGGTTTTCATAGAAGATTGAAACTTTTTTTCAAAAATTTTCATCTCCTCTTTGATTGGCGCTTGTATAGTTTTAATTGAGGTTTTCATTTGGGTATTGCAATATTAAGTTCTCTTGCATTAGCAAGCAAAAAGCCAATTAGATTGCTTTCAAATAATCCATGCTATATCATTTCATTAAGAATTAAGCAAGGTGCGATAAAAAAGTTTTAATACTTTTATTCAATAAAAACTTATAAATGAAAAGGCCTTTTCTCTTTATCCTTTTTTTGTATTTATCAAGTATTGCTTTTGCTCAAAACGCTCTTGTGCGATCGGGCCCCATGCTGGGTTATTCGAGTATGAAAGAAGTTGGTATTTGGATTCAGCTCGAAAAAGAAGCCGATGTTAAAGTCAGATATTGGCCTGCCACAAATGAGAAGGAAAAAAAGGAAACTGCAATGGTAAAAAGCCAAAGTGAAAATTCATTTATTTGTCATCTAATAGCAGTAGTAAATCCGGGAGTAAAATACAATTATGCCATCATTGTAAATAAAAAAGAGATTGCCTTTGACTATCCTCTAGAATTTCAATCGCAATCCTTATGGCAACACCGTTCTGATCCTCCCGATGTTAAATTTGCGCTTGGTAGTTGTGTTTACATTAACGAACCCGAAGTAGACCGGCCTGGCAAGGCTTATGGAGGGAATTATGAGGTGTTTTCTTCAATAAACAATGAAAATCCCGATTTTATGCTTTGGATGGGTGACAACGCTTATCTGCGGGAAGTGGATTGGAACAGCAAAACGGGCATTTATCATCGCTATTCGCACAGCAGGGATGTTTCAGAAATGCAGGCCTTGCTCGCAAGATCACATCATTTTGCCATTTGGGACGATCATGATTATGGTCCCAATAACTCGGATA is part of the Hyphobacterium sp. CCMP332 genome and encodes:
- a CDS encoding PKD domain-containing protein; protein product: MAQCPDVLGSFGTVITPSQNPVWIGCGSGPFTVNFQMTGDITGAFTIDWGDGNSSSGNGLLSTAFISHTYAATVDTFNVTFSNACGTISGLVVMEEAVIASVKTGFGGVTKSCAPATLFFTNQSVHNSPNTTYTWDWGDGSPIEFYGPANHGDTLAHTYLKGTVDCETEVTLTAENFCTAGNPSQNILRPIQIWDIDSAIINASQTLLCYPDTVVTFTNVSDLNCATPALGNTKQRYEQWTFFDLYGPGQDSVIGWGPFPVSIPRTIAFPGPGTYTIQLLDSNQCGIATEIMQIVITSPPSANFSSPDTVCQGDLINFTNLSGNGANAFQWNFGDGNFSTNTNPTYSYDTSGLQTVSLSSSIAGGSASCLDVFTKNIFVLKAPDASLLLSDDRGCDSLSVNFQDNSSPDVSIWNWNFGNGQNSNAQNPGTIFFDSIGSYEITLQVQSAKGCIDLTSDTVDVFMSPIVNISPNAVCQGINTQFIDQSIYSLGDSILSWNWDFGDGTNSALQNPNHIYLNADTFDIVLSINTNECTGIDTVSIIVEPVPQSIFTLDSIEACSPYLFTTNNQSDSMGTPSLQYFWYVDNTVYSGSKDTLILLQNNAVQDSIYSISLIAETTFGCKDSSAIDVTLFPEVMASFTHTSIDLCNPDSIQFNTILSGNVNNVFWDFGDGSTSNVFNPSHLFTNDSLTILEFPVLLSASSSKGCVDSHRDTISIGPNPYFDFTFSPSISCSPLNATFSAEPGAVSYNWDFGNGQPGIGQFTQMTYTSTVDTAFNVTLRTLNAFGCRDTIQKSLTVLGGAKADFNSSVNTSVCAPVQVEFYDSSVNAQNLYWDFGDGTQGTGNQVNHTYNNDSSFTLVFPVQLIAESSSGCRDTLVKDVLIKPELKLSFNFTPDSFCGPQMVAFNAIGVASAYSWDFGDGSNSVGQNTSHTYLSNADSSYLIRLTGLSSFNCRDTVYDTLNSKLQANAQIGPLVIPAGCSPALSTFQNLSSDGDEFYWDFGDGSSILNSSDTIVNHIFVNNGSQNQTFTIELIASKLNGCSDTALKNIVVYPKVDVAISALQDSICSGSLAQFIVDNNISNADIYNWDFGNNSFGTGFTGNSSYISSVDSIFQIVLQGQSFQGCTDSDTVDLLVIRQPNANFNTVYPNPACTPLNVSFNSSSDSSFNYIWDLDNGTVINNQFNGIQTTYINTDSMPKIFLPILILSPGGMCADTFIQSISVNPVTSYDFVGTPLNGCSPLSVDFNAESGAILYEWNFGNGNNGIGQNTNQVFTTNLDTSFNVRLISTNTYQCKDTTVKTIDIYPSANAHFTTVNTPICTPATINFFNLSDTSKAISYKWDFGDGNINISSASNVSNTYVNTTGNPVNYLVELIAFANYGCNDTATKTITILPQPNINIGVDTIEGCSPLEIEFTALGNASNYFWEFENGNSDAGVLSRQVFVNDSDNDSIFSARLIGQSSEGCADTIYSDINVLVKPIAQFSVDNPIKNLPDKTFQLFQESQKANEFYWNFGDGSPQIPGNPVDYTYQEHGQYLITMIAQNRSCFDSAEVIVLIKPVAPIPDFDAYGVGCAPLKVDFQNFSDYAKSYEWDFGDGIKSNAENPVHTYVSPGIYQVKLTAMNELDSISVEYDSIAVVFENPEARFSLSKPGDSVIFIPRKTIAFRNYSKGAINYLWDFGDGSISIVENPEKEYNQLGEYLISLIAENEFQCKDTAFLSIRAKEGGAASIPNAFTPNPNFSNGGQINSSGVNDVFFPVTDGATGMHMQIFNRWGELIFESKRLDIGWDGYYRGKLCKQDVYVYRIALDFIDGQKRVEIGDVTLLR
- a CDS encoding TlpA family protein disulfide reductase, producing MSLKSILNLAIVMAFYSCQENNSGPSGNWRAELYLQNDTLPFNFIIEDSAELKLWLINGNEKILVEDVLIEKDSIKAQMHIFDTELRAKIIGNSMKGVFEKKYAQGYVLSFSAQKGIKYRFSEDPKTNLDISGKWAVQFESEAEDSTLALGKFSQNGSKVEGTFLTITGDYRFLDGEVDGNQLKLSCFDGEHAFLFKARLGENDELSGYFKSGISWNETWTAQRNNSVELKDAYQLTYLKEGYDSIYFAFPDMNGDTVKFPNPQLKGKVVLVQIFGTWCPNCMDETKFLADWYKKNKDRGLEILAVAFERKNDLDYAAERVQKVKDKLGANYTFLFGGPSDKQAASEAFPMLNQVMSFPTLIFIDRNGIVQKIHTGFSGPGTGLYYEKFVKEFEILSEELLEEK
- a CDS encoding polyprenyl synthetase family protein, which codes for MKTSIKTIQAPIKEEMKIFEKKFQSSMKTKVALLDRIMGFIVSRKGKQMRPMFVLLMAQMNGGIREETYRGAALIELLHTATLVHDDVVDDSNYRRGFFSINALWKNKIAVLVGDYLLSRGLLLAIDNGDFKLLKIVSDAVKEMSEGELLQIEKARKLNISEEVYFEIIKQKTASLIASCCAVGAASTNSSDETVLKAREFGEKVGMAFQIKDDLFDYGADDIGKPRGIDIKEKKLTLPLIYTLQKVNYSQRRKIINTVKNHSTDSKRVQEVIKIVKDCGGLDYAKKIMHQYKDEALSLLKEYPDSESRSSIEALVTYTIERKK
- a CDS encoding alkaline phosphatase family protein, giving the protein MKRPFLFILFLYLSSIAFAQNALVRSGPMLGYSSMKEVGIWIQLEKEADVKVRYWPATNEKEKKETAMVKSQSENSFICHLIAVVNPGVKYNYAIIVNKKEIAFDYPLEFQSQSLWQHRSDPPDVKFALGSCVYINEPEVDRPGKAYGGNYEVFSSINNENPDFMLWMGDNAYLREVDWNSKTGIYHRYSHSRDVSEMQALLARSHHFAIWDDHDYGPNNSDKSFWNKKITEKAFKDFWMNPNYNLTGNGGITGTFFWNDCQFFMLDNRYFRTANGRKTGDKEILGNAQIDWLINALKSSPARFKFIVIGGQFISNAAVHENHINLAPEERQEIINLISEENIKGVIFLSGDRHHSELSKLDRKDQYPIYDWTVSPLTATAYEIEDEGNTLLIPGSSFGERCFGTIEVTGAYKERLLKLKLFNKDGEELWNFEIKAEDLN